The Christiangramia flava JLT2011 genome has a segment encoding these proteins:
- a CDS encoding type III pantothenate kinase has protein sequence MNLVLDVGNTRVKLAVFQQDEILEKAICSSENFFEISGKLFQKYPGIGQGIVSNVGKLPENMLEKLPENIKMLHLDGGMKLPFRIKYTTPQSLGKDRIALIAAAVQQYPGKNVLVIDAGTCITYDFKNSHEEYLGGAISPGMKMRFKSLHKFTANLPLITAKPEADLIGNSTENSILSGIINGLKMELKGIIQSYESEFEHLTVIYTGGDSQFLSIPLKNSIFANSNFLLEGLNFILEFNINQ, from the coding sequence ATGAATTTAGTGTTGGATGTCGGGAACACCCGAGTGAAATTGGCTGTTTTTCAGCAGGATGAAATTTTAGAGAAGGCGATTTGTTCGTCGGAAAATTTTTTTGAAATCTCTGGAAAATTATTTCAGAAATACCCGGGAATTGGTCAAGGAATTGTTTCCAATGTGGGGAAATTACCCGAAAATATGCTGGAGAAGCTTCCGGAAAACATCAAAATGCTGCATCTGGATGGGGGAATGAAGCTGCCTTTCCGCATTAAATACACTACACCCCAGAGCCTGGGAAAAGACAGGATCGCGCTGATAGCTGCTGCGGTACAGCAATATCCCGGAAAGAATGTTCTGGTGATCGATGCCGGCACCTGTATAACCTATGATTTTAAAAATTCCCATGAGGAATATCTTGGTGGGGCCATTTCGCCCGGAATGAAAATGAGATTTAAAAGCTTGCACAAGTTTACAGCGAATTTGCCGTTAATAACAGCGAAGCCGGAAGCCGATCTTATTGGTAACTCCACCGAAAACAGCATTTTATCCGGAATTATTAACGGTCTAAAAATGGAATTAAAAGGCATTATCCAGTCGTATGAGTCTGAATTTGAACATTTAACAGTTATTTATACGGGAGGAGATAGTCAATTTTTGTCTATACCATTAAAAAATAGCATATTTGCGAACTCAAATTTTTTGTTGGAAGGACTGAATTTCATTCTAGAATTTAACATCAATCAATGA